The following are encoded in a window of Rubellicoccus peritrichatus genomic DNA:
- the hemA gene encoding glutamyl-tRNA reductase yields the protein MPDLSEKTQQLFLFGSSHRTAPLEVRERFAIPDESMADLYRELKTNADVAECMVLNTCNRVEIYGVAPNGFDEEKIYNLLEERHGIPAKQLAKFSFSLCDEEVVRHAFEVAAGIDSQMLGETEILGQVKASYATASELSATGPILNRLFQKSFQAAKWARTNTALGQGLVSIGNIAVDLAERVCGDLSNINLLLIGTGEAGQKTAQALVSRGVEQLTVISRNHERAYAIADEFGAASGATRDLDKFLPHTDVVIGSTTTEEPLITRKRLKPILRQRPSRPYFFIDLGVPRNIDPGVAKLNNTYLYGLDDLSDIANENMKSRMQEVERAKAGLAERAKLLWERLA from the coding sequence ATGCCGGACCTTAGTGAAAAGACGCAGCAGCTGTTTCTTTTCGGCAGCTCGCACCGGACTGCACCTTTGGAGGTGCGGGAGCGTTTTGCCATACCTGATGAAAGTATGGCGGATCTATACCGTGAACTGAAAACAAACGCCGATGTCGCAGAATGCATGGTACTGAATACCTGCAATCGAGTTGAAATTTACGGTGTTGCTCCCAACGGCTTCGATGAGGAAAAGATCTACAACCTTTTGGAAGAACGCCACGGCATTCCGGCCAAACAACTGGCGAAATTCAGCTTTTCTTTATGCGACGAAGAAGTCGTACGTCATGCCTTTGAAGTCGCTGCAGGAATTGATTCTCAGATGCTTGGCGAAACCGAAATCCTTGGTCAGGTTAAGGCATCGTATGCAACGGCTTCCGAACTCTCAGCTACCGGCCCAATCCTCAACCGCCTTTTCCAGAAAAGTTTTCAAGCAGCAAAGTGGGCAAGAACCAATACCGCACTTGGGCAGGGTCTGGTCAGCATTGGCAACATCGCGGTTGACCTGGCCGAACGTGTCTGTGGTGACCTGTCCAATATCAATCTGCTCTTAATCGGAACCGGTGAAGCGGGTCAAAAAACGGCTCAGGCTCTTGTCAGTCGTGGTGTGGAACAACTCACTGTAATAAGCCGCAATCACGAACGCGCTTATGCGATCGCTGACGAATTTGGCGCTGCCTCAGGCGCGACACGAGACCTGGATAAATTCCTTCCCCATACCGATGTCGTTATTGGGTCAACTACAACTGAAGAACCACTCATTACCAGAAAGCGACTCAAACCGATTCTACGACAACGCCCTTCCCGCCCCTACTTCTTCATTGATCTTGGTGTGCCACGAAATATCGATCCTGGTGTCGCCAAGCTCAACAACACCTATCTCTATGGCCTTGATGATCTTTCTGACATCGCAAATGAAAACATGAAAAGCCGCATGCAGGAAGTT
- the ccsA gene encoding cytochrome c biogenesis protein CcsA yields the protein MALASLKSKEKVWHTGMILLLGGGFIFQSLGLFFRGLIEKAFPLGNPFELLQVLAWSAIALDLVLRPLFRLRLLNFFGSGLAAILGLFSLCVSSWDYIPQPSQLDGSPWVGFHAALAVFSYAVFGVLAITSLMYIIQHHGLEARRSGGIFDRLPAIRQLEEINGKLIVFGVSILTISVIIGVLNWFAQPGTVSLLKVLVAAAVWGAYLAVLVLRKVNMLVAAPFAISCVMLFVGALISLWPLTQRNPLDSPADPAGMLSDAGP from the coding sequence GCAAGGAGAAGGTCTGGCATACTGGTATGATTCTGCTACTCGGTGGTGGCTTTATTTTTCAAAGCCTGGGACTGTTCTTTCGTGGTCTAATTGAAAAAGCATTTCCCCTTGGCAATCCATTTGAACTCCTTCAAGTCCTCGCCTGGTCGGCAATCGCACTCGACCTCGTGCTGAGGCCTCTATTCCGGCTACGTTTATTAAACTTCTTTGGCTCTGGCCTCGCTGCAATTCTCGGATTGTTTTCACTTTGCGTCTCAAGCTGGGACTACATCCCACAGCCATCGCAACTCGATGGCAGCCCATGGGTTGGTTTCCATGCAGCCCTCGCCGTTTTCAGTTATGCTGTGTTTGGTGTCCTCGCAATCACATCGCTGATGTACATAATCCAGCACCATGGTCTGGAAGCCAGGCGTTCTGGAGGCATATTTGACCGCCTGCCTGCCATACGCCAACTGGAAGAGATCAACGGAAAGCTCATCGTCTTTGGCGTTTCCATCCTGACTATTTCCGTGATCATTGGTGTGCTCAATTGGTTTGCCCAACCTGGAACGGTAAGTCTGTTGAAAGTCCTGGTTGCGGCAGCTGTCTGGGGCGCCTACCTCGCTGTTCTGGTCCTGAGAAAAGTGAATATGTTGGTCGCAGCCCCCTTCGCCATCTCGTGCGTTATGCTTTTTGTGGGTGCCTTAATTTCCCTTTGGCCATTAACCCAGCGTAATCCGCTCGATTCTCCTGCCGACCCGGCAGGCATGCTTAGTGATGCCGGACCTTAG